The Bacillus mesophilus genome segment AGACCTCTTTGTGGAAAGTTTGCCAGCAACAAAGGTTGGAGGTCCTTTCCTGTCTTCACCAATTACACGCACCTTTCCGTTGTTTAACTTTTTGAACTCTTGCAGTGAGTTTCCTTCCGCATAGGAGGTTGAAAAGGGACTTCCTAACAACAGAGTGGAAGCTAATGCAATTCCTACAATCTTTTTCTTCATTCTCATACCTTCTTTCGCTAATTTTTATTTCGTAACCTGGAATTTCCATAATATGAAATACCGTGTTACACGTTATTAGCGTACTTATATAGCAATCTTGAATCAACAGAATTTTCCATCTACTAATCGTCAAAATTTTTAGCTTTCGGTAATTAATGATTAAATATTCCTACTATTTAAAATTCAAGAAATCTATTAATATATTCTTATTTATATTGTCATACCAAGTTTTTTATAGAACCTGAAGCAATGCTTAAGGAGATTGAAAATTTCAAAGTGTGTCGATTTATGGAATGCAAATCCCTAAAAAGACCTACAAGTCATTAAGTGATGAGAAATCGGGAGTATTTACCTAGATTTGGAGTATTTAAGGGAATAGTGGATTCGCTTTACTAGAACTTGTTCTAAAGCCTATTTTTCTTATATTCAGCTAAAAATAGTCGAAGAAAGCACTTCTTTTAAGACTCTTCACAGTGTTGCAAAAAATTTGAGACGTAGTTATCAATTGCATAACTTCCAAATTGAAGCGGAAAGTCAGTAATTTCTCTCGCTACGAACGTATCAATGCATGTCCCACCATAAAAGTGAGAAACTTCCCCTTTTAACCCCATAAGAAAAACCACACTACCCTAGCTTATAAAAGCTTTATAGTGCGGCCCTCCTTCTCCAACAAAACTTATGATGGTTTACCTTACATTTATGACATTAAATTTTCTCTACTACAATCGTATAGGTTTTAGGTAGACCGATATCGTGAACTTTATGGTTCGGTTCCTCTTCTAATGTTCTAATCATTAGGCCCTCTTGTCCTAGCATCGTAATGACTTCACCAATCGTCCATTTGCGTTGTGATACCTTTACTAGCTGTTCCTGCTGCTCTCCCATATGCTTAGAAAAAGCAACTTGTCCACTTTCTACTAGTGGTGAAAAGTAGTTTCCAGTCACTCTATGCTTTTTCCCTGATGATGTAATGAGCTTTGTGGAAATAGGATGAAACTCGTGTAAAAGAAAAATCCCGCCTTTTTTCAAGAACATTTTAATTTTATGAAACAGTGGCTGAAGGTCCATAAAATAATGAAGAACGCCGAGCTCCATTAAGATAATATCTGCAGTGTCCTTTACACTAGCTTCTGGTAGCGAGAAAACATCCGACTCGATATAGTCCAAAGCTACTCCCGCTTCTTTTGCCAAAGCCTTGGCATATTCTGCATTTTCCTTAGAAAAATCAACAACTGTAACGTCTGCACCTAACAAAGAAAGAGCTACCCCTTTAATTCCATTAGAACCTAGTAAGTGAACCACTTTCTTTTCATTCACATTGCCAAGATGACGGTAAAAGGGATGTAAACGCCATTCTGGATTTTCTTCAATCTTTTGGGCTGTTCTCTCTGGCTCACCATAGCGTTCAACTAATGCATCATATTGATCCTGATTCCAAGCAAGTTTATTTTGATGTGTTAACTTTTCCTGAAGGTCTGATAAATATTGTCGAACTACCTTTTCATATTTCTTATCTCTAAATAAATGGGCATAAAGAGATTCGACCCAGATCTCATGGCCATCTCTTATTACATGAATATGATATGGATCCGTTCTGACCGTCGTATTAAACTGACAAGAAACTTGAATCACACCCCCCTCATACACCATCGCAAACTCTGCATGGGTAGCTGTTCGCTGAACAGGTGTAGTCATATACTCTTCAAAATAAGAACTAATATTATCAAATAGATCCCATTGAACCTCCACATACTGATAATCTGACTCCACTTCAATTCCTTGTAGTAGTAAAGCAGTGGACTTTACGAATCTATAGGGTGTAATAGCTTCTAAGCTTTGACTCAACCTTACTAACGTATCTTCTATGTATGTACTCAATTATGAAAGCCTCCTTTTCTAAAAGGAATGGCTGACCCCAGTTTGGATCAGCCATTTGTATTACGCTTTTTTCTCTTCTAGCTTTGTTAACATATCTTTTGTCATTTTTTCTAAATCATACTCTGCTTCAAAGCCCCACTCTTCTTTAGCTGCTGTCGCGTCAATCGAATCTGGCCAGCTATCGGCAATGCTTTGGCGAACTGGGTCCACATTATAATCAAGTGTAAATGACGGTATATGCTTACGAATTTCAGCAGCTACCATTTCTGGCTCAATGCTCATTGCCGTTACATTGAACGAATTACGATGCTTTAGCTTTGCCGGATCAGCTTCCATTAAATTAACGATCGCATTTAATGCATCTGGCATATACATCATATCCATATAAGTCCCTTTGTCGATATAAGATGTATAAGAGCCCTTTTCAATTGCCTCATAGTAAATTTCAACCGCGTAATCAGTCGTTCCACCACCAGGAGGAGCCACATAGGAAATTAATCCTGGAAAACGCAAGCCTCTCGTATCTAACCCGAATTTATGGTAGTAATAATCACATAGTAGCTCTCCCGCTACCTTATTTACACCATACATAGTCGTTGGGCGCTGAATCGTGTCCTGTGGTGTTAGGCTTTTCGGTGTAATCGGTCCAAAGGCACCAATCGAGCTTGGCGTAAAGAACTGACAGTTTTGCTCTCTACTTACCTCTAACGCATTAACGAGACCACCCATATTTAAATTCCATGCTAGTAAAGGCTTTGCTTCTGCTGTTGCAGAAAGAAGAGCTGCTAAATGGATAATTGTATCTACTTTATGCTTTTGAGCGATTTCAGCCATTGCTGCAGCATCGGTTACGTCTAAAATTTCAAAAAGACCATCCTTAACGACATGACTATCATTTTCACGGATGTCTGTTGCAATCACATTGTCTGTTCCATAGGTTTTGCGTAATTTATCGGTCAATTCGGTTCCAATTTGACCTAATGCACCGGTCAATAATATCTTTTTCATGTAAAGAATCCCCCATTGAATTTATAGCGTTATTTAAATAATCCCCATCTCTTTGCCAACTTTTTCATAGATCGCAATTGCTTCGTCAAGCATTTCCTTAGTGTGCGCTGCAGTTGGCATATTACGAACTCGGCCTGTTCCACGAGGTACTGTCGGGAATACGATTGATTTCGCGTAGACACCTTCTTCATATAAACGCTTACTGAATTGCTGTGTTAATGCCTCTTCACCAATAATACAAGGAGTAATCGGTGTTTCACTATTTCCGATGTTAAAGCCTAAGCTCTTCAAGCCCTTCTTTAAATAGTCACCATTCTCCCAAAGCTTATCATGCAGCTCTGTGCTTTCCTGAAGAATCTCAATCGCTCTTTTGCTAGCAGCAACATCTGCAGGAGTAAGTGAGGTTGAAAATAAGAATGGACGGCTACGAACTTTTAACCAATCAATTAAGTTTTTCTTTCCTGCCACATACCCTCCAACAACTCCAATTGCCTTTGAAAGGGTTCCAATTTGAAAATCAACCTTGTCTTGAAGTCCGAAGTGCTTTACTGTTCCTGCACCTTTTCCTAGTACACCAGAACCGTGAGCATCATCTACATACGTCATAATGTCAAATTCCTCAGCAATTTGTACAATTTCAGGTAACTTTGCTACATCTCCATCCATTGAGAACACACCATCAGTAATGATCATGATTTTCTTATATAGACCAGATTCTTTAGCTTCTTTCGCTTTTGCACGTAAATCTTCCATATCAGAGTGATTAACGCGGATGATCTTCGCTCTAGATAAACGACAACCATCAATGATTGAAGCATGATTTAGTTCATCGGATAGAATCGCATCATCTTTATCCATTACAGCTGAAATGGCTGCCATGTTACACATAAACCCAGACTGATAAGCAATAGCTGCTTCAGTTTGCTTGAATTCAGCAATCTTCTCTTCAAGCTCAACGTGGATTTTTAATGTTCCATTGATCGTACGTACTGCTCCTGCTCCTGCACCGTAACGCTCTAATGCTTCTGTAGCTACTTTCTTTAACCTGTCGTCAGTAGCTAATCCTAAATAATTGTTAGAAGATAAATTGATTAACTCTTTTCCGTCAATCGTAATCATCGGTCCATTTGGACTCTCTAAAGGATCAATCACATTATATAACCCTCTGGTTTTTAAATCTTCTAGGTTTTCATTTAAAAATGCTTCTAGTGTTTTACTGGACATAAAAATGACCTCCTAATAGTTTTTGTAAGCGCTTTATGTATATATTTTATAAGTGTTTATCTAATTAAAATAGTTCCAGTTATAGAGTATCATATTTTTAGTAAAAAGTTCCTCTGTTGCATAATTCAAAAAACTTCAATTATACTCATACTAGTATTTAATCTGAATGGTTCATATTAAACTTTCTCCTTAAATCTGCATATTTAAACCATCCTAAAACAATGATATTGATTAGGGTATTCATTTTTAAAACTTATATTTATATAAGAAAGGAATTAACAAATGAGAAAAGGGAATTTAGGGCCTGTATTTTTTATCTCTATGGTGGTGATTACCTTATTTGTGTTATGGGGAATCATCGCACCTGAAAACTTAGCGGAACAGTCATCTAATGCTTTAAGCTTTATCACTGTCTCGTTTGGTTGGTTTTATTTATTTGCTACCTTTGTCTTTTTAGCCTTCGCCATCTACCTGGCTTTTGGACCGTTTGGGAAAATTAAGCTTGGTGAAGATGATGAGGAACCTGAGTACAATTATTTCACATGGTTTGCGATGTTGTTTTCTGCAGGAATGGGGATTGGACTTGTATTCTGGGGAGTCGCAGAGCCCATTTATCATTTTATTACGCCTGCCCTAAGCAGCGTAGAAGGTGGGACTCCAGAAGCAGCTAGATTAGCGTTGCGTTACACCTTTTTCCACTGGGGCCTTCACCCATGGGCTATTTACACGATTGTTGCTTTAGCACTTGCATATGCTCAATTTCGTAAAGGTGAATCTGGTTTAATTAGTTCAACCTTCAAGCCTATACTAGGTGACAGGGTGCACGGTCCAATTGGTAAAGGGATTGACACTTTAGCAACCATTGCGACAGCCTTTGGAGTAGCAACCTCTTTAGGTTTAGGTACCTTACAAATAAACGGCGGCTTATCATATGTACTAGGGCTTCCAAACTCGATTCCGGTTCAAATGATGATCATTTTAGTCGTAACCATTTTATATATGCTCTCTGCAACAACTGGTTTGAATAAAGGAATTCGCTATCTAAGCAATTTAAACTTGGGACTAGCTATTGGTTTATTACTTTTCGTCATCATTGTTGGACCGACATCTTTTATCATTGATGCGTTTACTACAACCATTGGTGATTACTTGGATAATATTATTCCGATGAGTTTTAGGCTAACCCCCTTCACTCAAAGTACATGGGTTGGTGCGTGGACCATCTTTTATTGGGCTTGGTGGATCGCTTGGGCACCGTTTGTCGGTACATTTATTGCTCGCGTTTCGAGAGGAAGAACCATCAAGGAATTTGTACTCGGTGTATTACTAGTTCCAACTGTATTTGGAGCCATTTGGTTCTCAGCATTTGGAGGCTCAGCGATCTTTTTTGATCTATTTGAACAGCGTGGTATTTCCGAGGCTGTGAACAATGATGTCACCACGGCATTATTTATTACATTAGAACAGTTTCCGTTGTCAGCCATTGTTGGAACACTGGCCACTCTACTCATTATTACATTCTTTGTCACTTCCGCAGATTCCGCTACATTTGTATTAGGAATGCTTACTTCAAATGGTGTGTTAAATCCAGCCACTTCTACAAAGTTAATCTGGGGAGTTTTACAATCCTCGATTGCAGCCGTCTTACTGTGGAGTGGTGGACTAAATGGATTACAAACTGCCTCCATCGTGGCAGCACTCCCCTTTGCTGTCGTAGTCTTATTTATGGTCGTTTCCTTAAATAAGGCATTGAACCAAGAGGTACGGGAGCAAAGAAGAAAAGAACGAAGAAGAATTAAAAAGCTTGAAGAGCTGCTGAAAGAGTCGGAAAGTAGTTGATAATAATAAAAATGCTCAGAGTAAAAATCTGAGCATTTTTTTAATCATCATCTAATAAAGCTTCCTCAATATACTCCTGGAGTTCCATTTTCACTTCTTCCAATGATTCATCAAGGAGTTCACCTATCACTTTACTTCCAAGAATATTTCTAGAAATCGGCATTCCTAAGAAGTAACGCTCACATTCCCATATTTTCACGATATGCAAGTCAATTAGTTCGCCGCTTTGATCAGCAATCCCTATTGAAACAGATGAATGATAGCCTGGTGTGAAAGGGTTACTACCTTCACGTTCGAACCCTGCGTCAAAATCAAAGTTTTTCTTTTCAAAAATTAGCTTATACTCTAGTAATAATTTTTCAACTAAAAGTTGTAGGTTCATTTCCATTTCTTCTATAGTAACCTTCAATGCCTCATTGAAATCAAGTTGCCTGTATTTCAACTTATAACTCCTTCGTTCGTTCTTTTCCCTCTACAGTAACAGCAAACTTTCTAGTCATTGACTTTATTTGCTCAACAGTCCTAAACCGGAGTGCAGACCAATCTTCATCAATGGCTACCTGCCTAACAGGCTCAAACCCTTGATCTGAAAGTAGACTCGCAACAGTCTCACGGCTACAATCAGAACCCTTATATGTTTTCGAGGATTTCTTAGGATAACATAGCCACATTAGACCATTCTCTTCAAGAACAGCTACTCCCTTAATTGCTAACTCCTTGATTGTCTCATTAGTGGTACCAAACACTTGTACAAAAGAATAGGCTTCCTCTTTAATCTCAGTATGTACAGTCGCTTCAAAAGCAGAGATGACTTCTTCATATTCCTTTGGTTCGTTTAAAATAAGAACTGGCTTATCCTGCGTTTTAATCTGTAGCTTCTTTAAAATAGGATGTAATTCCATTTTGTGATTTCCCCTTTTCCTCTTCATCTACCACTATTTTATGAATTATATAAAAGCAAAGCAAATGTATAATGGATTGTTGTTACGAAAGGCAATCAAAATCAGGTATGTTGTAGAAATTCCCCTGCTTTGACAATGAAGATGTGTAGCGAAAAGACTGAGAACGTAGTATGATGAGTCAAGATAATATTTGATTTTGGAGGAAAATGATTCATGAGCTTATTAACAGTTGAAGGTTTAGGACATAGCTTTGGTGATCGTACGTTATTTAAGGATGTTTCCTTCCGTCTATTAGCTGGTGAACATATTGGATTAGTCGGTGCTAATGGAGTCGGAAAATCTACATTAATGAATATTTTAACAGGTGAAATTGTTTATGATACAGGTCGTGTGGAATGGTTACCTACTGTTCAATATGGCTATTTAGATCAACACACCGTTTTAACAAAAGGAAAATCGATTCGCGATATATTAAGTGATGCTTTCTTACCTTTATATGAAAAGGAAAAGGAGCTTAACGAAGTAACAGAGAAAATGGCAACCGCCACTCCTGAAGAACTAGAGGAACTATTAGAACGAATGTCAGAAATTCAGGACCGCCTAGAAGCTGGCGGCTTTTATATGCTAGATATTAAGATTGAGGAAACAGCGCGAGGACTTGGGTTAGATGCAATCGGCCTCGACCGTGATGTATCGGCTCTAAGTGGTGGTCAGCGTACAAAGGTACTGCTTGCCAAGCTTTTACTAGAACAGCCAGAGGTACTATTACTAGATGAGCCTACAAACTATTTAGATGTAGAGCATATTCGCTGGTTAATTGGATATTTGAGAGAATACCCAAATGCATTTCTATTAATTTCCCATGATACCGAGTTTATGAATCAAGTAACTGGAGTTATTTTCCACCTCGAGTTCAGTAAGCTGACTCGTTATACTGCAACGTATGAAAAGTTTTTAGAGCTTGCTGAAATTAATAAGAATCAACACATCAATGCTTATGAGAAGCAAAAAGATTTCATTAAGAAACAGGAAGACTTTATTGCTAAAAATAAAGCACGTTATTCTACAACGGGACGTGCTAAAAGTAGACAAAAGCAGCTTGATCGAATGGAAAGAATTGATCGACCAGAAACTTCTTTGAAACCAACGTTTGATTTTAAAGAGTCTCGTGGTAGTAGCCGCTATGTTTTTGAAGGTGAAGATTTAGAAATCGGCTATACATTCCCGCTTCTTCCTAAGCTCTCAATGACGATTGAGCGCGGTGAAAAAATTGCGATAGTCGGCTGTAACGGAGTCGGTAAATCAACGTTACTTAAGACTATCTTAGGTAAAATCAAGCCTTTAAGTGGAAAAGCTATTCAAGGCGATTTCTTGTTTCCATCATACTTTGAACAAGAAGTGAAAGCAGAAAATGTTACTCCTATTGATGAAATATGGAATGCATTCCCTAGCATGGATCAGCACCAAGTTCGTGCTGCGCTTGCTAAATGTGGACTGAAAAATGAACATATCTCGCGCCCACTAAGTCAACTAAGTGGTGGAGAGCAAGCAAAGGTCCGTTTATGTAAGCTGTTAATGAATGAAAGCAACTGGCTATTATTTGACGAGCCAACTAACCATTTAGATGTAGTAGCGAAGGAAGAACTAAGGCGTGCACTAAAAGCTTACAAAGGTACTGTTGTCCTTGTTTGTCACGAACCTGATTTCTATGAAGATTGGATCACGAAGGTTTGGGATGTAGAAGAATGGGCGCAGGAAAGTGTAACGAAATAACATAATTCTTAAAGGCCAGTGAATCATTACGATTTACTGGCCTTTTTTGTGATTAATCTATAGTTAGAACATTTTCAAAGGCAAAACCTAAGTAACGATAAGAAACGGTCACCTCGTAAACTTCTTCCTCATGCCCAATTGATAATGCATAGGAAGAATCCTCCTCAGAAGCTGTATGATTATTGACCTTTTCAAGATTTTGGGTAGGAACAGTTTGCGGTTCGATTTCTACTGAATCAACCTCTTCAAATTGATAACCCTCCACTTCTTTACCTTCAAATTGATCTGTAATTGCAAGGCTTCCTAGTGGGTTGCTTACCTGAAGCATTACTTTCTCAGGCTTGATGCCACCATTTATATAAACTTCTTCAATATGTACATTCCCAAGATTACTTTTATTACCGACTTCTATTAAAAGAACTTTATGGTTTGAAGATGACCCTATAGCACCACTAACTAAAGGTGGATTACTTTTCAAATAGCTGATGAAGCCTACACCAATCAACAATACCAAACATACGATCATCACTATTCTTTTCACCATTTTCTCACCCTCTCTACATACCCTATGTTCTTCATTATAAGACGGCTTGGAAATATTTTCTAAATAATTACTTAAAATTCATCTATTCAAGTATAGGTTGGGTGAATTAGGAAAAATTACAAATAAATAAAACTTTAGGGGGATTTATCATGAGTTGGGAAAACAAACTTCCTCAATTTCCAGAGCCATTTTGGCGTGATACTACAAAATTACCAAGCTTTCCAAAGCTTACAAAGGATATAAAGGTTGATGTCGCTATTGTGGGTGGTGGAATTTCTGGCATTACGACAGCCTATCAGCTGACTAAGCAAGGTTTAAACGTCGTGCTTATTGAGGCTGGAAGACTTCTTAATGGAGTCACCGGACATACCACCGCTAAAATTACCGCTCAGCATGACATTATTTATGATGAACTCATTAGTCATATGGGTGAAGAAAAGGCTAGACAGTATTATGAAGCGAATACCGAAGCCCTTCAATTTATAAAGAGAACCGCTAGAGAACAGCATATTGATTGTGACTTTATTGAGGATGACGCTTATGTGTATACCAATTCAGATGAGAAATTATCAAAACTAGATAAAGAGGCAGCTGCTTATAATCGATTAAACATTTCAGGTGGACTGGTTTCTTCCATGCCACTTGATATCGAAATGAAGTCCGCCATTGTAATGAAAAATCAAGCACAGTATCATCCGTTGAAATTTCAAAAGGCATTAGTTCAAAAGATTGTAGATGCAGGTGGAACCATCTATGAACATACCACAGCTACTGACGTAGAAACTGGAACACAGCCTGTCGTTACAACAAGAGAAGGTCATAAAATCACCTGTGATTATTTAGTTGCAGGCTCTCATTTTCCTTTTTATGATAAGGGCTTCTACTTTGCACGTATGTACCAAGAACGTTCTTACTTGCTTGCTATAAAAACGAAGAAGGAATATCCTGGCGGCATGTATCTAAGTGCCGAAACACCTAAGCGCTCGCTTCGTTATACATCTTTTAATGGAGAAAAGCTTGTGATTGTTGCTGGAGAAAAGCACAAAACTGGACATGGAGTCAATACCATGAAGCATTATGAGCACTTATCAATGTTTGGCGATGAGTTATTTGGAATAGAAGAGATTGTGAACCGTTGGTCTGCACAGGATATCACTACTTTGGATAAGGTTCCTTATATCGGAGCCATGACAAAGGATCTTCCTAATATTTTTGTGGCTACTGGTTATCGTAAGTGGGGAATGACAAACGGGACGGCAGCAGGTTTACTATTGAGTGACTTAATTCTAAAAAAGGATAACCCATATGAACAGTTATTTACCCCTTCTCGCTTTTATGCGGATCCTTCCATAAAGAATCTTATTACACAAAATGCCGATGTAGCTGGACATTTTGTGGCTGGAAAAGTTGGCATGGTTCACAAAAAGATTGAAGAGCTCCAAAACGATGAAGGCGCAGTAGTAAAGGTAAATGGTAAGCGAGCAGGCTGCTATAAGGATATGAACGGAAAAATTTATACAGTTGATACGACATGTACGCATTTGGGTTGTGAGGTTGAATGGAATAATGGTGAACGTACTTGGGATTGTCCATGTCATGGTTCAAGATTTTCATATGACGGGACAGTTGTAGAAGGACCAGCCAATCAGCCATTAAAGAAAGTGGATTTAGAATAACGATTCTCTATCATTTGACTTATCTTTCACTATATTAATAACGCATTAACCTCCTTTCACATATACTACAATGATATTTTAAGTGAAGGAGGTTGCGTTACGATGAGATACAACATTACAAGGGATTATATCGATCGTGGCAATTCAAGACCAGGCACGTCTAATAATTCGATTCAGTTTATAGTTAGTCATGATACAGGAAATGCTGGATCAACCGCATACGCTAACCGTAATTATTTTGATTCTGTACAACCCTCTGCTTCTGCACACACGTTTATTGATGATAATTATATATTGGAAATCATTCCTCTTGATGAAATTGCCTATCATGTTAGATACAATGTATCCACAGATGACCGACTCTATGGAGCTGATGCAAATGATGCAGCTATAGGAGTTGAACTTTGTTGGGGAGGAAGTATTAATTTTGATGAGGCCTATAAGCGATATGTTTGGTATCACGCTTATTTATTAGATCGCTTTGGACTAGATCCTGATGAGGATATTGTTGCCCATAGTACACTTGATCCTACTCGTAGAAGAGATCCACAAAATGCATTACAACGTTATGGAATCTCTTGGAACCAATTTTTGGCTGATGTTAAACAATCGTATCAAAACATTTTTGTAGACGGACAAGAAATGGCCGACGATACTCCATCAGTTAGAGGGGTTTCAGTTGAACTACCGTTAGGAATAGGCGATGAAGGACAGTTTGTCCGCGAAGTGCAGCAGGAACTCATTCAAGCTGGCTTCCCACTTCCACGTTTTGGTGCAGATGGAGTGTACGGAGAGGAAACAGAAACTGCTGTCATGAGATTTCAACGTCGATATGGCTTAGTAGTCGATGGCCTTGTAGGTCCCAATACCCTTAGAAAGCTTAACGATGTGTTAGGATCTAGCAATCCATCAAATGAATTTCCTCTAGCGAATGGAATTCTACGCTCCGGTGATGAAGGTACAGGAGTTAGACAGTTACAGAGAGTATTAAAGCAGGTTAATTTTGATCCAGGTGCCATTGATGGTATTTATGGACCTAAAACCGCGGATGCAGTTCGACGTTTTCAATCGATGTATGCAGCGCTAGCAACAGATAGTATATATGGACCTAATACTAGACGATATTTACGAATGGAATTAGCAGATCAATCTTAAATAACTCTTAAGAAAATGGAACGATACTTAAGGACCGTTCCATTTTTTGTTTTATAGTTTTACGGAAGCTCCTACTTTTGCATTTGGATCAATGGTAATTGAATTTGTATATTCCACACGATCAATCTCACATTTATCACCAATCACAACATTTTTCCCTCTTACCAACTTAGCCTTCGTTACGGCTAGATTTACCTCATCGCCTTCAATTAAGTCCGACTCTAATAAATCAACACGCTTCTTAAAGAAGTTTATAATATGCTTTAAAAGACTCGAAGAACCGTATTGCTTTACCACAATTTTTTCTCCACCAATTTCTTTTGCCAAAGAATGATGTCCAATG includes the following:
- a CDS encoding class I SAM-dependent methyltransferase, producing MSTYIEDTLVRLSQSLEAITPYRFVKSTALLLQGIEVESDYQYVEVQWDLFDNISSYFEEYMTTPVQRTATHAEFAMVYEGGVIQVSCQFNTTVRTDPYHIHVIRDGHEIWVESLYAHLFRDKKYEKVVRQYLSDLQEKLTHQNKLAWNQDQYDALVERYGEPERTAQKIEENPEWRLHPFYRHLGNVNEKKVVHLLGSNGIKGVALSLLGADVTVVDFSKENAEYAKALAKEAGVALDYIESDVFSLPEASVKDTADIILMELGVLHYFMDLQPLFHKIKMFLKKGGIFLLHEFHPISTKLITSSGKKHRVTGNYFSPLVESGQVAFSKHMGEQQEQLVKVSQRKWTIGEVITMLGQEGLMIRTLEEEPNHKVHDIGLPKTYTIVVEKI
- a CDS encoding L-threonine 3-dehydrogenase — encoded protein: MKKILLTGALGQIGTELTDKLRKTYGTDNVIATDIRENDSHVVKDGLFEILDVTDAAAMAEIAQKHKVDTIIHLAALLSATAEAKPLLAWNLNMGGLVNALEVSREQNCQFFTPSSIGAFGPITPKSLTPQDTIQRPTTMYGVNKVAGELLCDYYYHKFGLDTRGLRFPGLISYVAPPGGGTTDYAVEIYYEAIEKGSYTSYIDKGTYMDMMYMPDALNAIVNLMEADPAKLKHRNSFNVTAMSIEPEMVAAEIRKHIPSFTLDYNVDPVRQSIADSWPDSIDATAAKEEWGFEAEYDLEKMTKDMLTKLEEKKA
- a CDS encoding glycine C-acetyltransferase, with protein sequence MSSKTLEAFLNENLEDLKTRGLYNVIDPLESPNGPMITIDGKELINLSSNNYLGLATDDRLKKVATEALERYGAGAGAVRTINGTLKIHVELEEKIAEFKQTEAAIAYQSGFMCNMAAISAVMDKDDAILSDELNHASIIDGCRLSRAKIIRVNHSDMEDLRAKAKEAKESGLYKKIMIITDGVFSMDGDVAKLPEIVQIAEEFDIMTYVDDAHGSGVLGKGAGTVKHFGLQDKVDFQIGTLSKAIGVVGGYVAGKKNLIDWLKVRSRPFLFSTSLTPADVAASKRAIEILQESTELHDKLWENGDYLKKGLKSLGFNIGNSETPITPCIIGEEALTQQFSKRLYEEGVYAKSIVFPTVPRGTGRVRNMPTAAHTKEMLDEAIAIYEKVGKEMGII
- a CDS encoding glycine betaine uptake BCCT transporter translates to MRKGNLGPVFFISMVVITLFVLWGIIAPENLAEQSSNALSFITVSFGWFYLFATFVFLAFAIYLAFGPFGKIKLGEDDEEPEYNYFTWFAMLFSAGMGIGLVFWGVAEPIYHFITPALSSVEGGTPEAARLALRYTFFHWGLHPWAIYTIVALALAYAQFRKGESGLISSTFKPILGDRVHGPIGKGIDTLATIATAFGVATSLGLGTLQINGGLSYVLGLPNSIPVQMMIILVVTILYMLSATTGLNKGIRYLSNLNLGLAIGLLLFVIIVGPTSFIIDAFTTTIGDYLDNIIPMSFRLTPFTQSTWVGAWTIFYWAWWIAWAPFVGTFIARVSRGRTIKEFVLGVLLVPTVFGAIWFSAFGGSAIFFDLFEQRGISEAVNNDVTTALFITLEQFPLSAIVGTLATLLIITFFVTSADSATFVLGMLTSNGVLNPATSTKLIWGVLQSSIAAVLLWSGGLNGLQTASIVAALPFAVVVLFMVVSLNKALNQEVREQRRKERRRIKKLEELLKESESS
- a CDS encoding DUF3052 domain-containing protein, which codes for MELHPILKKLQIKTQDKPVLILNEPKEYEEVISAFEATVHTEIKEEAYSFVQVFGTTNETIKELAIKGVAVLEENGLMWLCYPKKSSKTYKGSDCSRETVASLLSDQGFEPVRQVAIDEDWSALRFRTVEQIKSMTRKFAVTVEGKERTKEL
- a CDS encoding ABC-F family ATP-binding cassette domain-containing protein codes for the protein MSLLTVEGLGHSFGDRTLFKDVSFRLLAGEHIGLVGANGVGKSTLMNILTGEIVYDTGRVEWLPTVQYGYLDQHTVLTKGKSIRDILSDAFLPLYEKEKELNEVTEKMATATPEELEELLERMSEIQDRLEAGGFYMLDIKIEETARGLGLDAIGLDRDVSALSGGQRTKVLLAKLLLEQPEVLLLDEPTNYLDVEHIRWLIGYLREYPNAFLLISHDTEFMNQVTGVIFHLEFSKLTRYTATYEKFLELAEINKNQHINAYEKQKDFIKKQEDFIAKNKARYSTTGRAKSRQKQLDRMERIDRPETSLKPTFDFKESRGSSRYVFEGEDLEIGYTFPLLPKLSMTIERGEKIAIVGCNGVGKSTLLKTILGKIKPLSGKAIQGDFLFPSYFEQEVKAENVTPIDEIWNAFPSMDQHQVRAALAKCGLKNEHISRPLSQLSGGEQAKVRLCKLLMNESNWLLFDEPTNHLDVVAKEELRRALKAYKGTVVLVCHEPDFYEDWITKVWDVEEWAQESVTK
- a CDS encoding FAD-dependent oxidoreductase — translated: MSWENKLPQFPEPFWRDTTKLPSFPKLTKDIKVDVAIVGGGISGITTAYQLTKQGLNVVLIEAGRLLNGVTGHTTAKITAQHDIIYDELISHMGEEKARQYYEANTEALQFIKRTAREQHIDCDFIEDDAYVYTNSDEKLSKLDKEAAAYNRLNISGGLVSSMPLDIEMKSAIVMKNQAQYHPLKFQKALVQKIVDAGGTIYEHTTATDVETGTQPVVTTREGHKITCDYLVAGSHFPFYDKGFYFARMYQERSYLLAIKTKKEYPGGMYLSAETPKRSLRYTSFNGEKLVIVAGEKHKTGHGVNTMKHYEHLSMFGDELFGIEEIVNRWSAQDITTLDKVPYIGAMTKDLPNIFVATGYRKWGMTNGTAAGLLLSDLILKKDNPYEQLFTPSRFYADPSIKNLITQNADVAGHFVAGKVGMVHKKIEELQNDEGAVVKVNGKRAGCYKDMNGKIYTVDTTCTHLGCEVEWNNGERTWDCPCHGSRFSYDGTVVEGPANQPLKKVDLE
- a CDS encoding peptidoglycan-binding domain-containing protein, with product MADDTPSVRGVSVELPLGIGDEGQFVREVQQELIQAGFPLPRFGADGVYGEETETAVMRFQRRYGLVVDGLVGPNTLRKLNDVLGSSNPSNEFPLANGILRSGDEGTGVRQLQRVLKQVNFDPGAIDGIYGPKTADAVRRFQSMYAALATDSIYGPNTRRYLRMELADQS